A genomic window from Halomonas sp. LR3S48 includes:
- a CDS encoding DUF1244 domain-containing protein, translating into MQHLDDATRTQLEAAAFRRLLQHLDANKDVQNIDLMILADFCRNCLSKWLVAAADDQGAELDYETAREYVYGMPYAEWKAKYQREATPEQQAAFEERQARKRESQS; encoded by the coding sequence ATGCAGCATCTCGACGACGCCACACGCACCCAGCTCGAGGCCGCCGCCTTCCGTCGCCTGCTTCAGCATCTGGACGCCAACAAGGACGTGCAGAATATCGACTTGATGATTCTTGCCGACTTCTGTCGCAACTGCCTGTCCAAGTGGTTGGTGGCCGCCGCCGACGACCAGGGGGCCGAACTCGACTACGAGACCGCGCGCGAGTACGTCTATGGCATGCCTTATGCGGAGTGGAAGGCCAAATACCAGCGCGAGGCCACTCCGGAGCAGCAGGCCGCCTTCGAGGAACGGCAGGCGCGCAAGCGGGAGTCGCAATCATGA
- a CDS encoding helix-turn-helix domain-containing protein — translation MSTTTDQQAALRIASGRKAFVEPLRLGERLKEIRLANQWTLEDVSQRTGLARSTLSKIENDQISPTFTAVQKLINGLGIDLPQLLTPPKAQPRTMGRRDLTRQGDGQRHPTPTYEHELLSCELAQKRMIPFKTIVRARSFDEFSEWVRHDGEEFLMVLEGEIQLYTEFYEPLQLSRGDSIYFDSDMGHALVSVSDEDAVVLSVCTRGDTA, via the coding sequence ATGTCCACCACTACCGACCAGCAGGCCGCACTGCGCATCGCCTCGGGACGCAAAGCGTTCGTCGAGCCGCTGCGTCTCGGTGAACGGCTCAAGGAAATACGCCTGGCCAACCAGTGGACGCTGGAAGATGTCAGCCAGCGTACCGGCCTGGCGCGTTCCACACTGTCCAAGATCGAGAACGATCAAATCTCGCCGACGTTCACCGCGGTGCAGAAACTGATCAACGGCCTGGGCATCGACCTGCCGCAGCTGTTGACACCACCGAAGGCGCAGCCACGCACCATGGGCCGCCGAGACCTGACCCGCCAGGGCGATGGGCAGCGCCACCCGACGCCGACCTACGAGCACGAGCTGCTCAGTTGCGAGCTGGCCCAGAAGCGCATGATTCCCTTCAAGACGATCGTACGGGCGCGCAGCTTCGATGAGTTCAGCGAATGGGTGCGCCACGACGGCGAAGAGTTCCTGATGGTGCTGGAGGGCGAGATACAGCTCTACACCGAATTCTACGAACCGCTGCAGCTGTCACGTGGCGACAGCATCTATTTCGACAGCGACATGGGGCACGCGCTGGTCTCGGTGAGCGATGAGGATGCGGTGGTACTCTCGGTCTGTACGCGCGGGGACACCGCCTGA
- a CDS encoding histone deacetylase family protein, with translation MITAFISHPDCDLHHMGPEHPESPLRLEAIRARLALSGLLQQTMQSEARPASEEELARVHPLGHLRALDKCLPESGIISLDGDTLMNPDSLEAARVAAGAVIRGVDQVYRGQADNVFCAVRPPGHHAEATDAMGFCFYNNVAVGAAHARARYGARRIAILDFDVHQCNGTIDIFKDDPDIQICTSFQYPFYPWRYLRSEWQNVVNTPLEAGTDSAAFRRAIEDDWLPALHAFKPELVLVSAGFDAHRDDPLAELCLEDEDYYWITRLALDIAALYADNRLVSVLEGGYDLDSLGRSAEAHVKALLGLPFEG, from the coding sequence ATGATCACGGCGTTCATCTCGCACCCGGACTGCGACCTTCACCATATGGGCCCGGAGCACCCCGAAAGCCCCCTGCGCCTCGAGGCCATCCGTGCCCGCCTGGCCCTCAGTGGGTTGCTGCAGCAAACCATGCAATCGGAAGCCCGCCCCGCCAGCGAAGAAGAACTCGCCCGCGTACACCCACTGGGCCACCTGCGCGCGCTCGACAAGTGCCTGCCCGAGTCGGGCATCATCAGCCTTGATGGCGACACCCTGATGAATCCCGACAGCCTGGAAGCCGCCCGGGTGGCGGCAGGTGCCGTGATCCGCGGCGTCGATCAGGTATATCGCGGTCAGGCCGACAACGTGTTCTGCGCCGTGCGGCCGCCCGGGCATCATGCCGAAGCCACCGATGCCATGGGCTTCTGTTTCTACAACAATGTCGCCGTCGGCGCGGCGCATGCTCGCGCGCGCTACGGGGCACGCCGTATCGCCATCCTCGATTTCGACGTGCACCAGTGCAACGGTACCATCGATATCTTCAAGGACGATCCGGACATCCAGATCTGCACGAGCTTCCAGTACCCCTTCTACCCTTGGCGCTACTTGCGCAGCGAATGGCAGAACGTGGTCAATACGCCACTCGAGGCCGGTACCGACAGCGCCGCCTTCCGCCGCGCGATCGAGGACGACTGGCTGCCGGCGTTGCACGCCTTCAAGCCCGAGCTGGTACTGGTCTCGGCCGGTTTCGACGCCCATCGTGACGACCCCCTGGCCGAGCTGTGCCTGGAAGACGAGGACTACTACTGGATCACCCGGCTGGCCTTGGACATCGCCGCGTTGTATGCCGACAATCGACTGGTCTCGGTGCTGGAGGGCGGCTACGACCTGGACTCTCTGGGGCGTAGCGCCGAGGCGCACGTCAAGGCGCTGCTCGGCCTGCCCTTCGAAGGTTGA
- a CDS encoding bifunctional acetate--CoA ligase family protein/GNAT family N-acetyltransferase, producing the protein MSTRFLRHFFEPRTIAVIGASEKPHSIGGIVIRNLQEAGFPGTLWAVNRKGYEAVFDQPCVSRVSDLPETPDLAVVCTPADTLPKVITRLGRIGVKAALVLSGGAHLDEAEGSKGSIRERMLTAARESGIRVLGPECMGLIVPGRHINASYSSQPVKAGKVAYLGQSGMLGNAMIDWAAGRGIGFSHLITVGDSVDVMLPDLIDYINQYAATQAILLHLERIHDAQHFMTALRDASRHRLVLAIKSGRTPQSDLSGMPPTPGIANRDVVFDAAFSRAGVVRVNDSDELFDALMTLSQMKPLKGDRLAIVSNGLGPAMLAIDKLINAGGRLASFSEETRSALRQGEFDMSKPGENPVDLGGDAAPERFVDALEIVAADPGVDAVLVVHAPTRLAPSKITAQALIANRKRFRRNLLTSWMGLEGALYARHECSMAGIPTYVSPEKAVKAFMHMVDYQRVQALLQETPPSLPFSTTADIRARCHTLIEQARTEGRETLSHSEAAQVLEAYGIPVAPSRYVHTPEEAAAAVQAGEGPWALKVVHDGNCRPFRYRKHPHRISAGLLQDLHEPGQVAEGLSRLGDKVHEKFPPVKIREYCLQPMQRGKQSMQLCAGITRDPVFGPLIVFGIGGYKVNILADRQVALPPLNMTLAADVVGRTHAARLIQEHSSDPERDLERLCQLLVKLSQMASDLLELRGLELNPLLLNRDGMLAVDFALDLGTPARFAIMPYPEELREWVTLNNGMQVEVRPIRAEDAPLITSFHSQLSEESIRFRYFHNKSDLSQRDLSILSHINYDRQMAFIAEHQNEDGSKEMLGVVRVWNDPDNIRTEFSIIVRDDMAGQGLGSLLMRKMIAYCKSVGTLEMIGKVMVDNHPMRALMKHLGFRCRYNMEEQVVDAVLRLNEPESEWQRHRLESLPD; encoded by the coding sequence TTGAGCACCCGATTCCTGCGCCACTTCTTCGAACCCCGTACTATCGCGGTCATCGGCGCCTCGGAAAAGCCCCACTCCATCGGTGGCATCGTGATTCGCAACCTGCAGGAGGCTGGCTTTCCGGGAACGCTGTGGGCGGTCAACCGCAAGGGCTACGAGGCGGTCTTCGACCAACCCTGTGTTTCGCGCGTGAGCGATTTGCCCGAGACGCCCGACCTCGCCGTCGTCTGTACTCCGGCCGACACCCTGCCCAAGGTGATCACGCGCCTGGGGCGAATCGGCGTCAAGGCGGCATTGGTACTCTCCGGCGGCGCACACCTGGACGAGGCCGAAGGGAGCAAGGGTTCGATCCGCGAGCGCATGCTGACGGCCGCGCGCGAATCGGGCATCCGTGTGCTGGGGCCGGAGTGCATGGGCCTGATCGTACCGGGCCGCCATATCAACGCCTCCTATTCCAGTCAGCCGGTCAAGGCGGGCAAGGTCGCCTATCTCGGCCAGTCGGGCATGCTCGGCAACGCCATGATCGACTGGGCAGCAGGACGCGGCATCGGTTTCTCGCACCTGATCACGGTAGGGGACAGCGTCGACGTGATGCTTCCCGACCTGATCGACTACATCAACCAGTACGCTGCGACCCAGGCCATCCTGCTGCACCTGGAGCGCATCCATGACGCCCAGCACTTCATGACCGCCTTGCGTGACGCCTCGCGGCACCGCCTGGTCCTGGCAATCAAGAGCGGGCGCACTCCGCAGTCCGATCTCTCCGGTATGCCGCCGACACCGGGTATCGCCAACCGCGACGTAGTCTTCGATGCCGCCTTCTCGCGTGCCGGCGTGGTACGAGTCAACGACTCCGACGAACTGTTTGACGCGCTGATGACGCTGTCGCAGATGAAACCGCTCAAGGGCGACCGGCTGGCCATCGTCTCCAATGGCCTGGGGCCCGCCATGCTCGCCATCGACAAGCTGATCAATGCCGGCGGGCGGCTGGCAAGCTTCAGCGAGGAGACACGCAGTGCGCTGCGTCAGGGCGAATTCGACATGAGCAAGCCCGGCGAGAATCCGGTGGATCTGGGTGGAGACGCCGCGCCGGAGCGCTTCGTCGACGCACTGGAGATCGTCGCAGCCGACCCCGGGGTCGATGCCGTACTGGTGGTGCATGCTCCCACACGCCTGGCGCCGTCGAAGATCACCGCCCAGGCGCTGATCGCCAACCGCAAGCGCTTCAGGCGCAACCTGCTGACCAGTTGGATGGGGCTAGAGGGCGCCCTCTACGCGCGCCACGAGTGCAGCATGGCGGGCATCCCCACCTATGTCTCGCCGGAAAAGGCGGTCAAGGCGTTCATGCACATGGTCGACTACCAGCGCGTTCAGGCGCTGCTACAGGAGACGCCACCGAGCCTACCGTTCAGTACCACGGCGGACATTCGCGCCCGCTGCCACACGCTGATCGAGCAGGCCAGAACCGAAGGACGCGAGACCCTGTCGCACTCCGAGGCGGCACAGGTCCTCGAGGCCTACGGTATTCCCGTGGCTCCGAGCCGCTACGTGCACACACCCGAGGAGGCCGCGGCGGCAGTGCAAGCGGGAGAGGGCCCCTGGGCATTGAAGGTGGTCCACGACGGCAATTGCCGTCCGTTCCGCTATCGCAAGCATCCTCACCGCATTTCGGCTGGTCTGCTGCAGGACCTCCACGAGCCGGGCCAGGTCGCCGAAGGGCTCTCCCGACTCGGCGACAAGGTGCATGAGAAGTTCCCGCCGGTGAAAATTCGCGAGTACTGTCTGCAGCCAATGCAGCGCGGCAAGCAATCGATGCAGCTCTGCGCCGGCATTACCCGTGATCCGGTATTCGGCCCGCTGATCGTGTTCGGCATCGGCGGTTACAAGGTCAACATCCTGGCCGACCGACAGGTGGCGCTGCCACCGCTGAACATGACCCTGGCTGCTGACGTGGTCGGGCGCACCCACGCCGCGCGGCTGATTCAGGAGCACTCCAGCGATCCCGAGCGCGACCTGGAAAGGCTGTGTCAGCTACTGGTCAAGCTGTCGCAGATGGCCTCGGACCTGCTCGAGCTGCGCGGGCTGGAGCTCAACCCCTTGCTGCTCAATCGCGACGGCATGCTGGCGGTGGACTTCGCCCTCGACCTGGGCACACCAGCGCGCTTTGCCATCATGCCGTACCCCGAGGAGCTGCGTGAGTGGGTGACGTTGAACAATGGCATGCAGGTCGAGGTGCGCCCCATCCGCGCCGAGGATGCGCCGCTGATCACCAGCTTCCACAGCCAGTTGTCGGAGGAGAGCATCCGATTTCGCTATTTCCACAACAAGTCCGACCTCAGCCAGCGCGATCTATCGATTCTCTCCCACATCAACTACGATCGGCAGATGGCCTTCATCGCCGAGCACCAGAATGAAGACGGCAGCAAGGAGATGCTCGGCGTGGTGCGGGTGTGGAACGATCCCGACAACATCCGCACCGAATTCTCCATCATCGTACGCGACGACATGGCCGGACAGGGGCTCGGCAGTCTGCTGATGAGGAAGATGATCGCCTACTGCAAGAGCGTGGGCACGCTGGAGATGATCGGCAAGGTGATGGTCGACAACCACCCCATGCGGGCACTGATGAAGCACCTGGGTTTCCGCTGCCGCTACAACATGGAGGAACAGGTGGTGGATGCGGTGCTGCGTCTCAACGAGCCTGAGAGCGAATGGCAGCGGCATCGGCTGGAGAGCCTGCCGGACTGA
- the pdxH gene encoding pyridoxamine 5'-phosphate oxidase, whose product MTRNIADIRRDYEGGRLEEGMVPAAPMVLFDEWLTLALDAEGEDGNVMTLATVDSQGLPHARIVLLKGYDDRGLVFYTNYHSHKGSELTNVPHAALVFWWPSLGRQVRVEGRVEVVSDEESDSYFNSRPRASQLGAWVATQSVVIPDRHWIEERQHRFEQAYEGQEIPRPGHWGGYRVIPDMIEFWQGQPSRLHDRIRYEFRDETWRSFRLAP is encoded by the coding sequence ATGACACGCAACATCGCCGACATCCGGCGCGACTACGAGGGTGGCAGACTCGAGGAAGGCATGGTGCCCGCGGCACCCATGGTGCTGTTCGACGAGTGGCTGACGCTGGCGCTGGATGCCGAGGGCGAGGACGGCAACGTGATGACGCTGGCTACCGTGGATAGCCAAGGCCTGCCCCATGCGCGCATCGTGCTGCTGAAAGGCTATGACGACCGCGGCTTGGTGTTCTACACCAATTACCACAGCCACAAGGGCAGCGAACTGACCAATGTGCCGCATGCCGCTCTGGTGTTCTGGTGGCCTTCCCTGGGGCGTCAGGTGCGCGTCGAGGGCCGGGTCGAGGTGGTAAGTGACGAGGAATCGGATTCCTATTTCAACAGCCGCCCCCGCGCCAGTCAGTTAGGTGCCTGGGTGGCTACTCAGAGCGTGGTGATCCCCGATCGCCACTGGATCGAGGAGCGTCAGCACCGCTTCGAGCAAGCCTACGAGGGCCAGGAGATTCCGCGTCCCGGGCATTGGGGCGGGTACCGTGTGATCCCCGACATGATCGAGTTCTGGCAGGGGCAGCCCAGCCGGCTACACGACCGAATCCGCTACGAGTTTCGCGACGAAACTTGGCGCTCCTTCCGCCTGGCACCCTGA
- a CDS encoding DUF2069 domain-containing protein gives MRRWVEGLEARHGLDLLTERSRQLVLTSYVVLLALLVWSGLAMQAGSNPLTPILIRTLPLMLFLPSILGRRARGHAWLSFVSLLYFVQGVMLATLPGQGLLGVAESMAALALFAGCMFYARFRSRQIKAARGG, from the coding sequence ATGAGACGATGGGTCGAGGGGCTCGAGGCGCGCCACGGGCTGGATCTGCTCACCGAGCGCAGCCGCCAGTTGGTTCTCACCAGCTATGTGGTGCTACTGGCCCTGCTGGTCTGGAGTGGCTTGGCGATGCAGGCAGGCAGTAACCCGCTGACACCGATTCTGATCCGTACCCTGCCGCTCATGCTCTTTCTGCCTTCGATTCTGGGGAGGCGAGCCAGGGGACACGCCTGGCTGTCCTTCGTCAGTTTGCTGTACTTCGTTCAGGGCGTGATGCTGGCTACGTTGCCAGGCCAGGGGCTGTTGGGCGTTGCCGAGTCGATGGCCGCTCTGGCGTTGTTTGCCGGGTGCATGTTCTATGCCCGCTTTCGCAGTCGCCAGATCAAGGCGGCGCGCGGTGGGTGA
- the wrbA gene encoding NAD(P)H:quinone oxidoreductase yields the protein MRDSLPYVLILYYSRHGATRSMAEQLAAGVESCPGIEVRLRTVPPVSPTCEAVAPEIPDEGAVYADLDDLRHCAGLALGSPTRFGNMAAPLKYFIDSTSALWLNGALVDKPATAFTSTSSLHGGQETTLVSMLLPLLHHGMVYAGLPYSETDLMTTTAGGTPYGASHVAGQRSDQPLADTERRLVRAQGKRLARLALALGSHRENS from the coding sequence ATGCGCGACTCCCTTCCCTACGTGTTGATCCTGTATTACTCACGACATGGCGCCACGCGTAGCATGGCCGAGCAACTGGCCGCCGGTGTCGAGTCCTGTCCCGGCATCGAGGTACGGCTGCGTACCGTGCCACCGGTCTCGCCGACCTGCGAGGCCGTCGCCCCCGAGATTCCTGACGAGGGGGCTGTTTATGCCGATCTGGATGACCTGCGCCATTGTGCCGGCCTGGCGTTGGGCAGCCCGACTCGCTTCGGCAACATGGCGGCGCCGCTGAAATACTTCATCGATTCGACCAGCGCCCTGTGGCTCAACGGAGCGCTGGTGGACAAGCCTGCGACTGCCTTCACTTCCACCTCGAGCCTGCATGGCGGCCAGGAGACCACCCTGGTTTCCATGCTGCTGCCGCTGCTGCATCACGGCATGGTCTATGCAGGCCTGCCCTACAGCGAGACCGACCTGATGACCACTACCGCCGGTGGCACCCCCTATGGGGCCAGCCATGTGGCCGGTCAGCGCAGCGACCAGCCCCTGGCCGATACCGAGCGTCGACTGGTGCGCGCCCAGGGCAAGCGTCTGGCCCGGTTGGCCCTGGCTCTTGGCAGCCATAGGGAGAACTCATGA
- the arsC gene encoding arsenate reductase (glutaredoxin) (This arsenate reductase requires both glutathione and glutaredoxin to convert arsenate to arsenite, after which the efflux transporter formed by ArsA and ArsB can extrude the arsenite from the cell, providing resistance.) — MAITFYHNPRCSKSRQALALLEEHGAEVKVRRYLDEPLNEEELRDLMSRLDADGEALVRTQEAEWQEVEDTDLQDQEQVIAAIVSHPKLMERPIADDGKRAVIGRPPEDVLALLHAND, encoded by the coding sequence ATGGCCATTACGTTTTACCACAACCCCCGCTGTTCCAAGTCGCGCCAGGCATTGGCTCTTCTGGAGGAGCATGGCGCCGAGGTAAAGGTGCGCCGCTATCTCGACGAGCCGTTGAACGAGGAGGAGTTGCGCGATCTCATGTCGCGCTTGGACGCCGATGGAGAGGCGCTGGTCCGCACCCAGGAAGCGGAGTGGCAGGAAGTCGAGGATACCGACCTGCAGGATCAGGAACAGGTGATCGCGGCCATCGTCAGCCATCCCAAGCTGATGGAGCGGCCAATCGCCGATGACGGCAAGCGCGCCGTGATCGGTCGTCCGCCGGAAGACGTACTCGCCCTGCTCCACGCGAACGACTGA
- a CDS encoding gamma-glutamylcyclotransferase family protein, with protein MHRRYLVITALVVMLAVLGWLWLTMLSPFTYERPDHLPDIEEGEHAVFVYGTLRLAPIRWVVMGRAGETEPASLEGFRRDGLDLAEAPGERVEGEVIVVDAGELQRLDRYERLGIRYERVPMRLEDGRMVWVYRRLSELQRPAIDGATI; from the coding sequence ATGCATCGTCGTTATCTTGTCATCACCGCGCTGGTCGTCATGCTGGCCGTGCTGGGATGGCTGTGGCTCACCATGCTGAGCCCTTTTACCTATGAGCGTCCCGATCACTTGCCTGACATCGAGGAAGGCGAGCATGCGGTATTCGTCTATGGCACGTTGCGCCTTGCGCCGATCCGCTGGGTGGTGATGGGGCGGGCCGGGGAAACCGAGCCGGCCTCCCTCGAGGGATTTCGACGTGATGGGCTGGATCTGGCCGAGGCGCCGGGAGAGCGGGTAGAAGGCGAAGTCATCGTGGTGGATGCTGGCGAGCTGCAACGTTTGGATCGCTACGAGCGTCTGGGAATTCGCTACGAGCGCGTGCCCATGCGCCTTGAGGACGGCCGTATGGTCTGGGTGTATCGCCGCCTGAGTGAACTGCAGCGCCCGGCTATCGATGGCGCAACCATCTGA
- the smrA gene encoding DNA endonuclease SmrA has translation MNQSAHEDKDFRALMGDVKPLRRSANRADPGPRRSRPTEAQLARRESAQEELARDSFLSDDFVELLPPFDPIVFRRDGIQQGVVDRLRHGGYAAQSRLHLLRRPLAECRRALPPFIHEAYAHDLRSVLIVHGRGQEIDSPANVLRSYLAKWLAQFDQVQAYVSAQQADGGLGATWVMLRKSERARADNRERQQKRRG, from the coding sequence ATGAATCAGTCAGCGCACGAGGACAAGGACTTCAGGGCATTGATGGGAGACGTGAAGCCGCTGCGCAGGAGCGCCAATCGAGCCGACCCGGGCCCGCGCCGCTCGCGCCCCACCGAGGCACAGTTGGCGCGGCGCGAGAGCGCTCAGGAAGAGCTCGCCCGGGACAGTTTCCTGTCGGACGACTTCGTCGAACTGCTGCCGCCGTTCGACCCCATCGTGTTTCGCCGTGACGGCATTCAGCAGGGTGTCGTCGACCGCCTGCGTCACGGTGGCTATGCGGCTCAGTCACGCCTGCATCTGCTGCGCCGCCCACTGGCCGAGTGCCGGCGGGCGTTGCCTCCCTTCATCCACGAGGCCTACGCCCATGACTTGCGCTCGGTGCTGATCGTGCACGGCCGGGGTCAGGAGATCGACAGTCCGGCCAACGTGCTGCGCTCCTACCTTGCCAAATGGCTCGCGCAGTTCGACCAGGTGCAGGCCTACGTGTCGGCCCAGCAGGCCGACGGCGGACTGGGGGCGACCTGGGTCATGCTGCGCAAGAGCGAGCGGGCGAGGGCGGATAACCGCGAGCGCCAGCAGAAGCGGCGCGGCTGA